A part of Haladaptatus caseinilyticus genomic DNA contains:
- the tbsP gene encoding transcriptional regulator TbsP, giving the protein MSQADLQSKGELFEELFDITTDSILVVNPTSHQLESVITAAVEYEDDFPELRILAREKLVKDLADDFIITSMAVDLINQNKISIRIINNINRGSIIVLEDSVISLLQLNDHIDGLRTEDEDLVETAHETMMPVWENSEKFSFRTPALSEIEESLDDEIGLETKDDFMKVIESRDEIRGSGNLDEVSICLLIAAKNRVLLYDISRWGEDVGVASKATFSRAKTQLQDLGVIDTEKVPIDVGRPRLRLKLADESQDDMDADEMVEEIEHNISA; this is encoded by the coding sequence ATGTCACAAGCCGACCTCCAGAGTAAGGGTGAACTCTTCGAAGAACTGTTCGACATTACTACTGACTCAATTTTAGTGGTGAACCCAACAAGCCATCAGCTTGAGTCAGTGATAACGGCTGCAGTCGAATATGAAGATGATTTCCCAGAGCTACGTATCCTTGCGAGAGAGAAGTTGGTTAAAGACCTTGCAGATGACTTCATAATAACAAGCATGGCTGTAGATCTCATCAATCAAAATAAGATTTCAATTCGTATTATTAATAATATCAATAGGGGTTCGATCATTGTGTTGGAAGATTCGGTTATTTCACTTCTGCAGCTCAATGATCATATTGATGGGTTACGCACAGAGGATGAAGACTTGGTCGAAACAGCACATGAGACAATGATGCCAGTTTGGGAAAATTCCGAAAAGTTCTCGTTTCGCACGCCTGCTCTTTCAGAAATAGAAGAGAGTTTAGATGATGAAATCGGGCTTGAAACGAAAGACGACTTTATGAAAGTAATCGAATCACGTGATGAAATTCGGGGTTCGGGAAATCTCGACGAGGTATCGATTTGTCTATTGATTGCAGCAAAAAACCGAGTTTTACTGTACGACATCAGCAGATGGGGAGAGGATGTGGGAGTTGCTAGTAAAGCAACATTTTCTCGGGCAAAAACACAATTACAAGATCTGGGTGTGATTGATACGGAGAAGGTTCCAATCGATGTTGGCCGACCACGACTCCGTTTGAAGCTCGCTGACGAATCACAAGACGATATGGATGCTGATGAAATGGTCGAAGAGATAGAACATAATATCTCAGCCTGA